The genomic interval GAAGCAAACAAGCCTATTATTCATAATCCTAATGCTTTTGCTGCTGGTGATCCTATTACTATTATCGATGCTAAAGCTAGACGTACTTTCGCCTTTGTAATTCCTGGTAATCGCATTGATGTATCACAAGGCGCTATATTTACAGATGCTTTAATTGGAGTTTTACCAGGTGCTCGTGTCCGTACAACTGCAGGTCAAATTGTTGCGGTATACAGAACAACTCTTGAAGAATATGTACTACTAATGCCTCGCGCTGCAACTGTCGTCCCTCCTAAAGATATTGCATTTTTAGTACATTGGGCCGATGTTTTCCCAGGTGCTACTGTTGTTGAAGCTGGTACTGGATCTGGGGCTTTAACTTTGGGATTGTTAAGATCTGTCGGTGAACATGGATGTATCATAGGATTTGAGTTGCGTCCTGATCATGCCAATCGTGCACGTAAAAATATTGAAGCATGGCCTGATACACGTGGCTTTGCGTTTGATATTCGTATTGGAGATATTCATCAAGAACTTGGATCATTAGCTGATGTTGACCGAATCATTCTTGATCTACCTGATCCACAAAATGCTCTT from Deltaproteobacteria bacterium carries:
- a CDS encoding methyltransferase domain-containing protein; this translates as MEANKPIIHNPNAFAAGDPITIIDAKARRTFAFVIPGNRIDVSQGAIFTDALIGVLPGARVRTTAGQIVAVYRTTLEEYVLLMPRAATVVPPKDIAFLVHWADVFPGATVVEAGTGSGALTLGLLRSVGEHGCIIGFELRPDHANRARKNIEAWPDTRGFAFDIRIGDIHQELGSLADVDRIILDLPDPQNALEGAAQALKAGGLLAAYVPGIRQIDALVQAALKHREFAEPEVVEVMARPWVADSQRLRPELRIIGHTGFLARLRRRGPMLTENDSQ